The genomic window GGATGCCCGGTTTGTTGTTTTATAATCTTTACAAACTTGCTTTCATTCTTCTGCATATTTGCCTTGAGTTGCCAAGAAAAGTAGTTCCGATTTTCTATAGCCAACTGAAACTAGGTTCTTGTCTACAATATACCGATAGGGAATTTAATTTCAATGTTCTGCaataacattttatttaaaatatactaCTTGCCGTATGTGTATATGTGGACCAAAATCAGTTGTCGATGTATTGTTTATGCAATCTATCTAACTATATAAATATGATTTCAAAAGTAACTTAGTAGATGTTACTGCCTAACGTTTAATTCAAtctgtttttggtttttaaagtagcataaaaaaaatttgggctCCTAATATACTACAATTTTGGTAAATAAATCAATATCTTCACAAAGTTAACTTAAATTGAAAcatgttttgttttaaaattgtAACCGAAAGCATGATTGcatgttgattttttgtttcaaagtcTCTGACCTAAGTGGTTTGAGATAAATGAGTAATAAATGTGCTAGCAATTATGTAATACTTGCTTCTCATTTCATGCGTCTTAATTTTTAAGCGAACCAAATATTGCAGATGAGATCTATGTGATCTCTTTAGTAGGAAAATAAGTTGTGGACTATGCGACCTTATCATATAAGCAGAGTTTATAATGCACGACAAACTTAACGATTCAAAGGTTTGAATTCGTTACTTTTTCCTGCCCAAAATGCATACAAAGTATTCTGAACGAAAGAAGTCAAGTTTTATGCTAATTTCTGCTACACCCACAAAAGCTGGACGTGTGCTTCTATAGCATGTCCACGTGATGCGTGAATATTTGACATTCCTCTTCAGTCTTCTGTGTAATTCATTTTGAGTACTTATTTATTATATAAATTGGCTGTAATTCTGAACTTGTCAACAAGGAATAAGGAGGAGAGGAAGTTTGTAGTATTTTATTCTCCTGAAATTGGAAAGTTATTAAATGTTGGTCGATGATGAGGTGGGTTGCTtgatagaaacaagaaaatatatagGATTCAATGCATTTCATTCATTTCACGCATTTTGCTTTGGAAATCTCAACATAACATGCCATCGTTATATATGCACGCAAAGGGATTTCGGTTTTCAGTATATACCCGTTCCAATTTAATCATTTTACTATGTTCAGTAATTCTTAATAAAGCTTGTGCTTTAAAATAACGTACTAGAGTAACTTAGCCTAAATTTCTACGAATAGTTAAACAAGTTTCTTCTTGTACATCAAGATACGATTCTTCCAAGATCCTCCAAGAACcaccgctctctctctctctctccacattcTTGTTGAATCGTTACTTCTTGGTCACAAGGGGCTttgaaggaagaggaagatgcaCAGGTCGGCGAGCTTGTCGAGAACGTCGGACGAGTTCGTCATTAGCATATCGCCGGCGGCAAAGGGATCCCCCATGAAGCCATACGTCATCACCCCGATCAGCAGCGCCAACAATGGCGGCCAGGAGGACGACGACCATAGCAGCGGGTACGTCCTCCCCGTCTCGGACGCGGGGGACCTCATGTCCAAGAAAGAGTGCCACGCGCCGTCGCAGTCGTCTGGTGGTCTTCTCCGGCCTGACAGGGCCGTCCATCTCATCCCCTTCGTCATCCTCTTCTGCGCTTTCGTTCTCTGGCTCTTTTCCTCGCCACCCGGTAacacctctctctttctctcacctCCTCCCTATCTCAATACCTGATGTTGACATACTACTGTTTGAAGTAAATCTAACTCCTTGGATGAATTCCTCACACTTCATTTTCCACGGTTGTTCTTTGAATCATAAAACACTG from Nymphaea colorata isolate Beijing-Zhang1983 chromosome 6, ASM883128v2, whole genome shotgun sequence includes these protein-coding regions:
- the LOC116256702 gene encoding uncharacterized protein LOC116256702, giving the protein MHRSASLSRTSDEFVISISPAAKGSPMKPYVITPISSANNGGQEDDDHSSGYVLPVSDAGDLMSKKECHAPSQSSGGLLRPDRAVHLIPFVILFCAFVLWLFSSPPDGTLVGRAKSMTGSSGIAVMEGAANRTRTVDMDGQNADAGEHEQFGRRAWTKFGFDGRKVEHGLQPEIGENMKDEGGDHVNLDRLRVGAVERNKHEGQRS